Proteins encoded by one window of Rhodamnia argentea isolate NSW1041297 chromosome 6, ASM2092103v1, whole genome shotgun sequence:
- the LOC115727433 gene encoding uncharacterized protein LOC115727433 isoform X2, producing the protein MSGTIVEDSRDKVLSDCTPKNDVDGEGALKDMIDSDVGDENAVPSPKEEEEIIKKRYGGLLPKKPPLISKDHEHAFFDSADWALGKQGAQKPKGPLEALRPKLQPTPHYQGRSRRSAYAPADDGNEGNGYHSEDPEDESHKGEDGNEKDHSSEEKGCQDEPHDVLC; encoded by the exons ATGTCTGGCACAATTGTTGAGGACTCACGGGACAAAGTGCTCTCTGATTGTACACCCAAAAATGATGTCGATGGTGAAGGTGCTTTGAAAGACATGATAGATTCAGATGTAGGTGATGAGAATGCCGTGCCTTCCCCAAAGGAGGAG GAGGAAATAATCAAGAAAAGGTATGGGGGCCTGTTACCAAAGAAGCCTCCATTGATTTCCAAG GATCATGAACATGCTTTTTTTGATTCTGCTGACTGGGCTTTGGGTAAG CAAGGAGCACAGAAGCCCAAAGGACCACTTGAAGCTCTCCGACCCAAGTTGCAG CCCACCCCACATTACCAAGGAAGGTCAAGGCGTTCAGCATATGCACCTGCAGATGATGGTAATGAAG GGAATGGCTACCATAGCGAAGATCCAGAAGATGAGAGCCACAAAGGAGAGGATGGTAACGAGAAAGATCATTCTTCGGAGGAGAAAGGCTGTCAAGACGAGCCGCATGATGTTCTATGCTGA
- the LOC115727543 gene encoding cytochrome P450 704B1, whose protein sequence is MEADDLSSAHYLPDVHVGWLISICVIVSWIIIHRWNQRNKVGPKMWPLVGAAIEQFMNYERMHDWLVEYLSKLRTVVVPMPFTTYTYIADPENVEHVLKTNFANYPKGKVYHSYMEVLLGDGIFNVDGESWRKQRKTASFEFASKNLRDFSTVVFREYSLKLSSILSQASFCNKEVDMQELLMRMTLDSICKVGFGVEIGTLAPDLPDNRFAQSFDAANIIVTFRFIDPLWRIKKFLNVGSEALLDRAIKVIDDFTYSVIRKRKAEVEAAHKSREDAKMKHDLLSRFIQLGDDLESNLTDKSLRDIVLNFVIAGRDTTATTLSWSIYMIMTHQNIAEKIYSELENLERDRAREEEGSLLPYSMDDPESFNRRVSQFAKLLTYDSLGKLHYLHAAITETLRLYPAVPQDPKGVLEDDVLPDGTKVKAGGMVTYVPYSMGRMEYNWGPDAALFKPERWLKEGLFQNASPFKFTAFQAGPRICLGKDSAYLQMKMALAILCRFYEFKLVPNHPVEYRMMTILSMKHGLRLTIARRP, encoded by the exons ATGGAAGCCGATGATCTCTCATCAGCACATTATCTCCCAGATGTACATGTGGGATGGTTGATCTCTATTTGTGTCATTGTGTCATGGATCATTATCCACAGATGGAACCAGAGAAATAAAGTTGGCCCAAAGATGTGGCCGCTGGTAGGGGCAGCGATCGAGCAGTTCATGAATTACGAGCGGATGCACGATTGGCTAGTCGAGTACTTGTCCAAGTTGAGGACTGTCGTGGTACCTATGCCGTTTACAACCTATACTTACATTGCAGATCCGGAAAATGTAGAGCATGTCTTGAAGACCAACTTTGCGAATTATCCAAAG GGGAAAGTTTATCATTCATACATGGAAGTTCTGCTCGGAGATGGGATATTTAATGTGGACGGTGAATCTTGGAGGAAGCAAAGGAAGACCGCGAGTTTCGAATTCGCGTCCAAGAATTTGAGGGATTTTAGCACTGTGGTCTTCAGAGAATATAGTCTGAAGCTTTCTTCTATCCTAAGTCAAGCTTCATTCTGCAACAAAGAGGTGGACATGCAG GAACTGTTGATGAGGATGACTTTGGACTCCATATGCAAAGTGGGATTCGGCGTCGAAATAGGAACTCTGGCTCCGGATTTACCAGATAACCGCTTCGCTCAATCTTTTGATGCAGCAAACATAATTGTGACCTTTCGATTCATCGATCCCCTCTGGAGGATCAAGAAATTCCTGAATGTGGGGTCAGAAGCCCTTCTTGACAGAGCCATCAAAGTGATTGATGATTTCACCTACTCTGTCATTAGAAAGCGGAAAGCCGAGGTAGAAGCGGCTCACAAGTCTCGTGAAGATGCAAAG ATGAAGCATGATTTACTGTCGAGATTCATTCAGCTAGGTGACGATCTGGAGAGCAATTTAACTGACAAAAGCCTCAGAGACATCGTCCTGAACTTTGTGATTGCTGGGCGGGACACGACAGCAACCACCCTCTCCTGGTCTATATACATGATAATGACCCATCAGAATATTGCCGAGAAGATCTATTCAGAACTTGAAAATTTGGAGAGAGATCGAGCAAGGGAAGAAGAGGGCTCACTGCTTCCCTACAGCATGGACGACCCTGAATCATTCAACCGGAGAGTCTCGCAATTCGCAAAACTATTGACCTACGACTCCCTCGGAAAGTTGCACTACCTACATGCTGCGATCACAGAGACGCTGCGCCTGTATCCAGCGGTTCCTCAG GATCCGAAGGGCGTGTTGGAGGACGACGTACTGCCTGATGGGACGAAGGTGAAAGCGGGAGGGATGGTGACGTATGTACCGTACTCCATGGGAAGAATGGAGTACAATTGGGGTCCTGATGCCGCTTTGTTTAAGCCCGAGAGGTGGCTGAAGGAGGGGCTCTTTCAAAATGCTTCTCCGTTCAAGTTCACTGCATTTCAG GCGGGGCCGAGGATATGCTTAGGGAAGGACTCGGCGTATCTGCAGATGAAGATGGCACTGGCCATTCTGTGCCGGTTTTACGAGTTCAAGCTGGTGCCGAACCACCCGGTGGAGTACAGGATGATGACCATCCTGTCGATGAAGCATGGCCTGAGGCTGACCATAGCGAGACGCCCTTGA
- the LOC115727433 gene encoding uncharacterized protein LOC115727433 isoform X1 codes for MMFVFFLTVGYHLLHHCSYYSFNKMSGTIVEDSRDKVLSDCTPKNDVDGEGALKDMIDSDVGDENAVPSPKEEEEIIKKRYGGLLPKKPPLISKDHEHAFFDSADWALGKQGAQKPKGPLEALRPKLQPTPHYQGRSRRSAYAPADDGNEGNGYHSEDPEDESHKGEDGNEKDHSSEEKGCQDEPHDVLC; via the exons ATGATGTTCGTGTTTTTCCTGACTGTTGGGTATCATCTGCTTCATCATTGCAGCTATTACTCGTTCAATAAAATGTCTGGCACAATTGTTGAGGACTCACGGGACAAAGTGCTCTCTGATTGTACACCCAAAAATGATGTCGATGGTGAAGGTGCTTTGAAAGACATGATAGATTCAGATGTAGGTGATGAGAATGCCGTGCCTTCCCCAAAGGAGGAG GAGGAAATAATCAAGAAAAGGTATGGGGGCCTGTTACCAAAGAAGCCTCCATTGATTTCCAAG GATCATGAACATGCTTTTTTTGATTCTGCTGACTGGGCTTTGGGTAAG CAAGGAGCACAGAAGCCCAAAGGACCACTTGAAGCTCTCCGACCCAAGTTGCAG CCCACCCCACATTACCAAGGAAGGTCAAGGCGTTCAGCATATGCACCTGCAGATGATGGTAATGAAG GGAATGGCTACCATAGCGAAGATCCAGAAGATGAGAGCCACAAAGGAGAGGATGGTAACGAGAAAGATCATTCTTCGGAGGAGAAAGGCTGTCAAGACGAGCCGCATGATGTTCTATGCTGA
- the LOC115756292 gene encoding NAC transcription factor 29-like has product MTKKDHRYKERPSSCRRFQAPQFLFWALPLDCHGLAFLFVAKTLSIKLYSAPISKCQELAMNYKLPPGFRFHPTDEELIVYYLQNQAMSRPCPVSIISEVDIYKFDPWQLPEKAELGEKEQYFFTPRNRKYPNGARPNRAAVSGYWKATGTDKPIYSGSKHVGMKKSLVFYEGRPPKGLKTDWIMHEYRLADSRRHVQHRSMTLDWVLCRIYKKQHSSKTSDQKVEDFYGRSNRTVISEASDEQVMRLPSTRSLTHDLLQLDYFGPISQLLIESSYHPAFGLENIIGDGESYHAEKKLRFRGNGMSCLYADQGK; this is encoded by the exons ATGACGAAAAAGGACCATCGATATAAGGAGAGGCCTTCTTCATGCAGAAGATTTCAAGCACCTCAGTTTCTCTTTTGGGCACTCCCTCTCGATTGCCATGGCCTTGCTTTCCTCTTTGTAGCGAAGACACTCAGCATCAAACTCTACTCTGCTCCAATTTCTAAGTGTCAAGAGCTTGCGATGAATTACAAACTCCCTCCTGGCTTTAGATTCCACCCAACAGATGAAGAACTGATCGTGTATTACCTCCAAAACCAAGCCATGTCCAGGCCATGCCCCGTGTCCATCATCTCCGAAGTCGATATTTATAAATTCGACCCGTGGCAATTGCCTG AAAAAGCCGAACTTGGTGAGAAGGAACAGTACTTCTTCACCCCGCGTAACCGAAAGTATCCAAATGGGGCGCGTCCTAACCGAGCGGCGGTGTCAGGGTATTGGAAAGCCACGGGTACTGACAAGCCGATCTATAGCGGGTCTAAGCATGTAGGAATGAAGAAATCCCTTGTGTTTTACGAGGGCCGGCCGCCTAAGGGATTAAAAACGGATTGGATCATGCACGAGTATCGTTTGGCTGATTCAAGAAGGCACGTGCAGCATCGCTCTATGACA TTGGATTGGGTCCTATGCAGGATATACAAGAAGCAGCACTCGAGTAAAACTTCGGATCAAAAAGTGGAAGACTTCTATGGCCGAAGTAACCGAACCGTGATCAGTGAGGCTAGTGACGAGCAAGTGATGAGATTACCTAGCACTCGCTCACTTACTCATGATCTGTTGCAATTGGACTACTTTGGTCCCATCTCACAGCTTCTAATAGAGAGCTCATACCATCCAGCCTTCGGTCTCGAAAACATCATCGGCGATGGTGAATCCTATCATGCTGAGAAGAAACTTCGGTTCCGTGGAAACGGAATGTCCTGCCTTTATGCAGATCAAGGGAAATAA